ACCATGTTCGATATCTGTTTTGCCTGCAATGTGCCGTCATTGATAATCTTTGAGTGCAATTGCTCAATCTGTCTGTTGAGGATGTATAGTGGGAAGGGCATAGTGATTGCAATAATTATAATAAATGCTATTAATATTTTATACCGGATTCTCATAGCTTTATTGCAATTTTTGTATTGTTTCTTTAATCCTTTTTGCCCTTACAATATAAGCGCTAGCAATAGTATTATTAGGGTCAATATAAAGAACACTATTCATTATAAGAATGCAATCATCATAGTTTTTATTATTAAAAGCTTCTATTCCTTTAGTGATCATATCCGGCACTTTGGGTAAAAGTTTTTTTTGCAGTTGTTTATACAGTAATTCTGCTTCCTTGACGTATTGTGATGAAAAATTAAGAAGCGGTAGAGCCTCATAATCTTTGTTAATTTCAATTAACGATTGTGCTTTATTATATTGCTGAAGAGCCACAGTTATTATGGAAACGTATTCAAGTGATTCCTTATGATTGTGATCAAGCGATAGTACCTGATTAAAATATTCTAATGCTTGTGAGGCATTTTTTTCCTTGAGATGGTCCACCCCTCTTTTGAATTGTTGCTGAATTGTAATTTTTATCTGTTCAGCTTTTTCTTTTTCCTTAGCCGCATAATAATCAGGTGAATAGAGTGCAAATTGGTAACCAGCTTTAACTGAAATAATAATGGTTTGAAATATTTTATGCGATAGCTCCGATAAAGAATATGCACATTCAACTGCCATGATGGTGCGAGTGAAGATATTTTTAGATACACCTGTATGTAACACAAATCCAGTTTTTGTTGTTGCATCAGACTTTTCAGTTTTAATTGCAGAAAGGGTATGGTATTTTAAAGAAAAACCGGCACCAGTGTATGCAGTAAAATCATAGGGCAATGTATAATAAAGTGATGGTACAATACTTATGCCAAACACCTGCATATTTGAATTGGTGCTCCGTGTAAGGGAAAATCGATTATATGTCAGGGTGCCATTAACCATAAACCAATCAGAAATAGGTACAAAAGAAAAAAACCCGGCACCCATTCCGTTATTGAGGCTTTCTGCATAATGGCCCGCAATAATACAGTATGCGGTTTCTAGACCAACAGTTGCATAACCTGAAAAATCCTTAGCAAAAACAATAGTAGAGTAGCAAAATGATTGCATTGTCAAAAGTAGAATAAGCCATGTTTGAATCACATAATTATTTTTCACATGTATATACCACAGTATAATTGTATAGACATCTTACTACCAGCACAAGCCAAGAAGATGATGGGAATTTGTACAATTTCTGTCATTACTATATATCCATTCATAATTATTTCTGTTATGAGCACCACTTCTCCCGTTTAAGACAATAACTGCTGCAAGGGTTGAATTTGATGTTGAAAGTTTTTCGCTTGTCCATGTGCTGCAGGTATAGTCAGTATCACATGAACCATCCTGCAAGCTGCCAGACCACCAGTAGCTGTCACATACCCCTACATTTTGTAATTGGTCAATGATTGTGCCATCAAGTAAATCATACCAGTTATATGCAATGATTACACCTGTTGGCGAATAGACTGGCCAGTCTGCTGGAACAGAATAATTATCGGGTAAGTTTTTTATTGCATCGTTGCTATCAATACTGATAAAGGCCACCCAATTGTCCTGTGGCAATGCAGGATAATTATTGATAAGAGCTTTATGCACAAGTTCATTTATTTCCTGGCGAGCAGTGCTAGCAGATGATGCCATAGCACCAGTGTATTTTCCGGCGCTGAAGAGATATATTCTACCTTTTGTAGTGAATGTAGAGGGGTAGTAAATTGATATGTTTTTGTCAGGATCTTTTACGCATACATTCACAAAGTATCGTTTACCAAACATCAAACTTGTTAAAATAAATTCATTTATAGGCTGAGTGGACCAATTATCTTCGTCAAGAAGTCCGGACTGAAGAATTTCATCCAATGAAAAAAGAGTAAGAGTTTGGCTAATAACCACCTGATATTGCAAAGTTTCAGAAGGGGAATTATCGGTAGCAAATGTCCATTGTACTTTTGCAGAATTTTCAGTAATGTTTGATACTATGATGAGTCCATTATTCCCGGGTATTGGAGCGTTAATTACCGGAATAGTGTTATTCCCTGTATAGGCGTTTTCTTGATTAATAATAGCGTTGAAGTTGTCATCAGCACAGGATAATAGGGCAATAGCTGCGATGCCTATCGCAAACAATAAAATTGACAAAATGGTATTATAACATTTATATTTATGCATATCAATGCCATCATAGAAAAAATGATGCCCAAACAACTATTACCCCAAACCATATTAAGATAATAAAAAAGACTGAAAATTACAACTTTTTTATGAAAAAATTTTTAAAATGAAGTAATTTTTTGAAAAGTAGACTTAAATGCTGTATTTTTTATTTGACACCAAAAACCTATTAATTATACAAGGTTAAATCTTTTTTATTATCAAGTGCAGGAGTCGCTAGCTCAGTCGGTAGAGCAACTGCCTTTTAAGCAGTGGGTCCGGAGTTCGATTCTCCGGCGACTCAATAAAATAATATTGACAGTTTCAATATTATTTTTTATGTGGTCATCATTACACGTCCCCGTCGTCTAGGGGTCTAGGACACCGGGTTTTCATCCCGGCAACAGGGGTTCGAATCCCCTCGGGGATGCATATAAAAGCACCGTTAACATAGCGGTGCTTTTTTATTGTAACTGTATTACCCGTAAATTTAGTTTTTGATGTTGTTGCAGTTAATGTAATTTGTAAAGAATTATAAAATAGCTATAGGTATAAAGTTAATGATGAATAGTGTTGGAGTATAATTATCAATTTTTTGATTACCGTAGATTTTTTTGAAAAATTGTATCTGTGTAAGGAAGTATTTTATTTAAAAATTTGGATGAAATGCGTACAGGCTTTCTGGTTAATTTGTCTAATATTACGGCCCCCATTTCCACAAGTACTGCGGTTGCATCGTTATGACTAATTTTATGGAAAAATCGAAAACTCTTATTCCCAATTTCACCAATTGTTGTATCAATTATAATTTCATCATCAAGGTGTAATTCTTTTAAAAGGTTCATTGCAACATCGGCTATTATTAAAACGGTGTTATCACCCATATTGTTTTCAT
Above is a genomic segment from Spirochaetota bacterium containing:
- a CDS encoding thioesterase family protein; the protein is MPRLQLNELSVYSFRYHYKININDINIWGHVGIPEMIAIIHLARRDMLCSIGFDENNMGDNTVLIIADVAMNLLKELHLDDEIIIDTTIGEIGNKSFRFFHKISHNDATAVLVEMGAVILDKLTRKPVRISSKFLNKILPYTDTIFQKNLR